One genomic segment of Nonomuraea coxensis DSM 45129 includes these proteins:
- a CDS encoding ribose-5-phosphate isomerase, translating into MRVYIGADHAGYELKNHLVSWLKDHGHEVIDCGPFVYDAEDDYPAFVLRAAEGVAGDPASLGIVIGGSGNGEQMAANKVRGIRAALAWSEDTARLAREHNNANVVSLGARMHSLDDATRFAEVFLGTAFSGSERHSRRIAQLASYETIGQLPPLP; encoded by the coding sequence GTGCGTGTCTACATCGGTGCCGACCATGCCGGCTATGAGCTCAAGAACCACCTCGTGTCCTGGCTCAAGGACCACGGGCACGAGGTGATCGACTGCGGTCCCTTCGTCTACGACGCCGAGGACGACTATCCGGCGTTCGTGCTGCGCGCCGCCGAGGGCGTCGCCGGCGACCCGGCGAGCCTCGGCATCGTCATCGGCGGCTCCGGCAACGGCGAGCAGATGGCCGCCAACAAGGTGCGCGGCATCCGCGCGGCCCTGGCCTGGAGCGAGGACACCGCGCGCCTGGCCCGCGAGCACAACAACGCCAACGTCGTCAGCCTCGGGGCGCGCATGCACTCCCTCGACGACGCCACCCGCTTCGCCGAGGTCTTCCTGGGCACCGCCTTCTCCGGCAGCGAGCGCCACAGCCGGCGCATCGCGCAGCTCGCCTCCTACGAGACGATCGGCCAGCTCCCGCCGCTGCCCTGA
- a CDS encoding GNAT family N-acetyltransferase, producing MSFPIRPIAESEWTAYVNVMNEGFGWTAPPGMIERFKAETEFDRTLAVFDGEVMVGTTGVFSLRMTVPGGRQLPVGGVTSVSVLPSHRRRGVLSQMMRRQLADIRERGEAVAALYASESGIYGRFGYGRAASELSFRIAKRAASFVADAPADPSLRIRVAPPAEVRAELEALFAAVVTDRPGRYERHAAFWDGNLADDESDQRGMGALRCVLAEDGGGVRGYALFRVKSAWDDNGVPEGELRLHELEAADPAAYALLWRHLLDRDLVTTLRAGSRPVDDPLQALLADPRQLRASWGDELWVRLVEVDRALTARAYAAPVDLVIEVDDDVCPWNAGRWRLTADPSGAECKQVEDEPDLTVPVAALGSAYLGEGQLGPLLGAGLLREHTPGAVRGLATAMSWSPRPWAGRVF from the coding sequence ATGAGCTTCCCCATCCGTCCGATCGCCGAATCCGAGTGGACGGCGTACGTCAACGTCATGAACGAGGGCTTCGGCTGGACCGCGCCGCCCGGCATGATCGAGCGGTTCAAGGCCGAGACCGAGTTCGACCGGACGCTGGCCGTCTTCGACGGCGAGGTCATGGTGGGCACCACCGGCGTCTTCAGCCTCAGGATGACCGTCCCCGGCGGGCGGCAGCTCCCCGTGGGCGGGGTGACGTCCGTGAGCGTGCTGCCCTCGCACCGGCGCCGCGGCGTGCTGTCGCAGATGATGCGCCGCCAGCTCGCCGACATCCGCGAGCGTGGTGAGGCGGTGGCCGCGCTGTACGCCTCCGAGTCGGGCATCTACGGCCGCTTCGGCTACGGCCGCGCCGCGAGCGAGTTGTCCTTCCGGATCGCGAAGCGCGCGGCGTCGTTCGTGGCGGACGCGCCCGCGGATCCGTCGCTGCGGATCAGGGTGGCCCCGCCGGCCGAGGTGCGGGCCGAGCTGGAGGCCCTGTTCGCGGCCGTGGTGACCGACCGGCCGGGCCGCTACGAGCGGCACGCCGCCTTCTGGGACGGCAACCTCGCCGACGACGAGTCCGACCAGCGCGGGATGGGCGCGCTGCGCTGCGTGCTGGCGGAGGACGGCGGCGGCGTGCGCGGGTACGCGCTGTTCCGGGTCAAGTCGGCCTGGGACGACAACGGGGTGCCCGAGGGCGAGCTGCGGCTGCACGAGCTGGAGGCGGCCGATCCCGCGGCGTACGCACTGCTGTGGCGCCACCTGCTGGACCGGGACCTGGTGACCACGCTGCGGGCGGGCAGCCGGCCGGTGGACGACCCGCTGCAGGCGCTGCTGGCCGACCCGCGCCAGCTCCGCGCGTCCTGGGGCGACGAGCTGTGGGTACGCCTCGTCGAGGTGGACCGCGCCCTGACCGCCCGCGCCTACGCGGCCCCGGTGGACCTGGTGATCGAGGTGGACGACGACGTGTGCCCGTGGAACGCCGGCCGCTGGCGGCTCACCGCGGACCCGTCAGGCGCGGAGTGCAAGCAGGTCGAGGACGAGCCGGACCTCACGGTGCCGGTGGCGGCGCTGGGGTCGGCGTACCTGGGAGAAGGGCAGCTCGGGCCGCTGCTCGGCGCGGGGCTGCTGCGCGAGCACACCCCGGGCGCGGTGCGCGGGCTCGCCACCGCGATGTCCTGGAGCCCCCGGCCCTGGGCGGGCCGGGTCTTCTGA
- the def gene encoding peptide deformylase: MREIRVIGDPVLRTPAEPVTDFDRELRRLIEEMFEAMYAVDGVGLAAPQIGVSRRLFVYDINKRKGHVINPVLTVDDPEEISDEEGCLSVPDRHTGRPIYAPVARAAGVTVEGVDRLRRPVRVRARGSLARCFQHETEHLDGRLYVDRLPRDEARGIMSRA, translated from the coding sequence ATGCGAGAGATCCGCGTCATCGGCGACCCCGTGCTGCGCACGCCCGCCGAGCCGGTCACGGACTTCGACCGCGAGCTGCGCCGCCTGATCGAGGAGATGTTCGAGGCGATGTACGCGGTCGACGGGGTCGGCCTGGCGGCCCCGCAGATCGGCGTGTCGCGGCGGCTGTTCGTGTACGACATCAACAAGCGCAAGGGCCACGTGATCAACCCGGTGCTGACGGTGGACGACCCCGAGGAGATCTCCGACGAGGAGGGCTGCCTGTCGGTGCCCGACCGGCACACCGGGCGGCCGATCTACGCCCCCGTCGCGCGGGCGGCGGGCGTGACCGTGGAGGGGGTGGACCGGCTGCGGCGTCCGGTGCGCGTACGCGCCCGCGGCTCGCTGGCGCGCTGCTTCCAGCACGAGACCGAGCACCTCGACGGCCGGCTGTACGTCGACCGCCTGCCGCGCGACGAGGCCCGCGGGATCATGTCACGCGCCTGA